CCAAATCTCCCAAACCCCCACCGCCAACTACTCCCGCCATTGCCGAGTAGCCAATCAGGCTGATCACCATAATTGTTAGCCCCAGCACCAGAGAGGGCAGCGCCTCCGGGATCAGCACTTTGGCGATCACCTGCCAGTAGCTGCAGCCCATCGACTCCGCAGCTTCTACCAGGCCCCGATCCACCTCTAGCAAAGAAGTCTCGGCCACCCGAGCATAGAAAGGAATGGCTGACAGCGTGAGGGGCACCAGCGCCGCTGTACTGCCGATGGTCGTACCTACAATCAGGCGCGTTAACGGAATGATGGCCACCAGCAGAATGATAAAAGGCACCGACCGCCCTGCATTAACCACAGACCCTAGGCTCTGATTCAGAGCAGGGTTGGGCAAGAATCCTTTGGGCGCAGTGATGACCAGCAACAGGCCTAGGGGCAGGCCAAACAGGGCTGCCAGCACAGCTGAAACGCTAACCATATAGAGCGTTTCAAGGGTTGCTGTCCACAAGCTGCTCAGAAGCTGTGGGTCCATGATGCACCTCTACTTCGATGTTGAGTTGATACAGGTGTTGCAGAGCTGCCTGCACCTCTGCGCCAGAAAGCTCTAGCTGTAGCTGGCCCACTGATTGACCGCCAATCGTTTCGATACTGCCGTTGAGAAGGTTGACCTCTACATCAAATTGCCGCACTAGGCTGCTGATAATGGGCTGATTCGCTGCTGCCCCGTTGAAGGAAACGGTGGCGAGCAGGCTGCCAGAGCGCAGCGGCCGCTCCCGACGACGAGGAAAAAAGTCTTGAGCCAGCCGAGAACTAGGCTGAGCGGCCAAATCAGCTACCCGCCCCCGCTCTACCACCTGCCCCTGCTCCAAAATGGCAACGCGATCGCAAATGTGTTTGACCACACCCATATCGTGGGTAATCAGCAAGATGGTCAGACCCATTTTCTGGTTCAAGTCCTTCAACAGCTCCAGAATCGAACGAGTTGTTTGGGGATCAAGGGCCGAGGTGGCCTCATCTGACAAGAGCACCTTGGGCTGGGCAGCCAGAGCGCGAGCAATGCCTACCCGCTGCTTCTGCCCACCTGAGAGCTGGGCTGGGTAATGATTTCCTTTTCCTGCCAGCCCCACCAGCGCCAGCAGCTCCTCAACCCGCGCCTTGCGCTGCAGGCGGCTATAGCCCATCACCTCCAGGGGAAAGGCAATATTTCCAGCTGCCGTGCGAGAGCTGAGCAGGTTAAAGTGCTGAAAAATCATGCCCATGCGCTGCCTCGCCCGCCGCAGATCGGCTCCCGACAGGGCAGTAATCTCCTGGCCATCGACCACAACTGTGCCAGAAGTCGGTGTTTCCAGACGATTGACGCAGCGGATCAAAGTACTCTTACCGGCCCCACTCTGGCCGATTACCCCAAAAATCTCGCCTGCCTGGATGTCTTCACTGAA
The nucleotide sequence above comes from Pseudanabaena sp. FACHB-2040. Encoded proteins:
- a CDS encoding ATP-binding cassette domain-containing protein codes for the protein MITIRELRKVYGPFVALEGFSEDIQAGEIFGVIGQSGAGKSTLIRCVNRLETPTSGTVVVDGQEITALSGADLRRARQRMGMIFQHFNLLSSRTAAGNIAFPLEVMGYSRLQRKARVEELLALVGLAGKGNHYPAQLSGGQKQRVGIARALAAQPKVLLSDEATSALDPQTTRSILELLKDLNQKMGLTILLITHDMGVVKHICDRVAILEQGQVVERGRVADLAAQPSSRLAQDFFPRRRERPLRSGSLLATVSFNGAAANQPIISSLVRQFDVEVNLLNGSIETIGGQSVGQLQLELSGAEVQAALQHLYQLNIEVEVHHGPTASEQLVDSNP
- a CDS encoding methionine ABC transporter permease, with amino-acid sequence MDPQLLSSLWTATLETLYMVSVSAVLAALFGLPLGLLLVITAPKGFLPNPALNQSLGSVVNAGRSVPFIILLVAIIPLTRLIVGTTIGSTAALVPLTLSAIPFYARVAETSLLEVDRGLVEAAESMGCSYWQVIAKVLIPEALPSLVLGLTIMVISLIGYSAMAGVVGGGGLGDLAIRYGYQRFNTQVMLITVVLLIVLVQVVQWVGDAIARQLRRR